GATCAAAGCCGCTGCCGAGAGCGGCTAGTCTCCCGGCTCGGTCAGCTCTGTCGGGTCAGCCGGCTCGGATTCGCTCGCCTCTGCCGGAAGCGCGGTCGCCTCGGGTTGCGCCTCTGCCGCCGGCTCCGGCTCCGGCTCCCGCTCGGCTGCGGCAAGCTCCGGCTCGGCTGCGGCGAGCTCCGGCTCGGCCGGTCCGGGCGGAGATTCCACGACGTCCAGTACGCCGTCGTCGAAGGGCTGGTATGCGGGCGAGCCCGTTCCCGCCGGGGCCGGGGTGTCGGAATGCGCGCCACAGCCGTACAGCTTGTCGACGATATGCCCGTCGGCGGACAGTTCGTTGCCACAGACGCCGAACATCACGCCGAGCGATCCCGCCAACGGCAGGAAGAAACCGCAGTCGCGGCACACGCGCTTGGTCGAGCGGGCCATCGGCGAGTCCGGACCGTAGTCCCCGGTGTGCCAGCGTTCGGCGGCCTCGGAGCGACCCAAGGCGCTCATCACCCAGCGCCGCCCCAGACCGACCTCGGCGGCGGTCTCGTCGACCTGCGGGTCACCACTGTCGGCGTAGCCCGGCACCAACCGCGGATCGTCGGCGGCCGGCGCCAGCAGGTCGCCGGGGCTCAGGTCACCGGGCCGGACCCGCTCGTCCCATGGCACCCAGTCGGGAGCGAGCAGCGCCGTCGGCCCCGGGATCAGCACCACTTCGCTGATCGTGGCGTGGTCGGCACCCGGATAGGCGGCGACGACGACGGCCCATTGCCACCCCTGGTAGCCGGACAGATGCGCGAGGAAGCGGTGGGTGGCGGCGGTCGGATCCTCGTAACTGACGCCCAGATAGTCACCGACCGAGTCCGGGCCGCTGAACTCCACCACGGCGGCCCTGGCCTGGTCGACCGCACCGGTGAGCACCGCCGCCAACCCGTCTGGCCACTCGGCCACGGTCGCCACGGCGGAATCCCCATTGGGTCCGGTCACGCTGTCCCCTCTCTGCAATGCGCCTCCATACTAGGTCGGCGAGCCACACCCGCTTACCTGCAGACGCATCGACTCCGCATGGTAGAGAATTGGTGGGTGTCTGGGCGGCGTCGTGACGATGCGGGGCGGGTTGCCTCCAATCCGGGCGGCCGGGCCCGCAGCGGGTCCGCCACCCAACACCCCGGCATGGCCAATTACCCGGCCGGCGATCCGGACGGCGCCGACTATCGGCGAACGCGTCGCCCGCAGCCGATGCCGAGCGCCAATCGTTATCTTCCGCCTCTGGGCCAGCAGGCGGAACACGGCAGCAGAAGTCATAACAGCACGCCCCCGCGAGGCCAGAGCCCCGGCGAGCGGATCACGGTCACCCGTGCCGCAGCGCAGCGGAGTCGCGAAATGGGTTCGCGGATGTACTCGATGGTCCAGCGCGCCGCCACCGCCGACGGCGCCGACAAGTCGGGTCTGACGGCCCTGACGTGGCCGGTGGTCGCGAACTTTGCGGTGGACGCCGCGATGGCGGTCGCGCTGGCCAACACGCTGTTCTTCGCCGCGGCGACCGGCGAGAGCAAAGGCCGGGTGGCGCTGTACCTGTTGATCACAATCGCGCCGTTCGCGGTGATCGCCCCACTCATCGGACCGGCGCTGGACCGACTGCAACACGGACGACGCGTCGCGCTGGCCGCGTCGTTCGCGCTGCGCACCGCGTTGGCCTTGGTGCTGATCATGAACTACGACGGCGCCTCCGGCAGCTATCCCTCGTGGGTGCTGTATCCGTGCGCGCTGGCCATGATGGTGTTTTCGAAGTCGTTCAGTGTCCTGCGCAGCGCCGTGACCCCCCGGGTGATGCCGCCCACGATCGACCTGGTGCGGGTCAACTCCCGGCTGACCGTCTTCGGGCTGCTGGGCGGCACGATCGCCGGGGGCGCCGTCGCAGCCGGCGTCGAGTTCGCCTGCACGCACCTGTTCAAGCTGCCCGGCGCCTTGTTCGTCGTCATCGCGGTCACGGTCGCCGGCGCCCTGCTGTCGATGCGGATTCCGCGTTGGGTGGAGGTCACCGCGGGCGAGGTGCCCGCCACCCTGAGCTATCGTCGCGACAGCGACGAGCCTCGGCGAAGGTGGCCGGAAGAGGTGAAGAAGGTCGGCGGCACACTTCGACAACCGTTGGGGCGCAACATCATCACCGCGCTGTGGGGCAATTGCACCATCAAGGTGATGGTGGGATTCCTCTTCTTGTACCCCGCGTTCGTTGCGAAGGCGCATCAGGCCAACGGCTGGGTTCAGTTGGGCATGCTCGGCATGATCGGCGCCGCGGCCGGGATCGGGAACTTCGCCGGCAACTTTGCCAGCGCCCGCCTGAAACTTGGCCGACCCGCCGTGCTGGTGGTGCGCTGTACGGTGGCCGTGAGCGCGGTCGCGCTGGCCGGCGCGGTAGCGGGCACGCTGATGGTGGTGGTGATCGCCACCCTCGTCACGTCGGGGTCCAGCGCGATCGCCAAAGCATCACTCGACGCCTCGCTGCAGAACGATCTGCCCGAGGAATCGCGCGCGTCCGGGTTCGGGCGCTCCGAGTCGACGCTGCAGCTGGCTTGGGTACTGGGCGGAGCGCTGGGCGTCATGGTTTACACCGAATGGTGGATCGGCTTCACCGCGGTCACCGCCCTGCTCATCCTGGGACTGGCCCAGACGCTGGTCAGCTTCCGCGGCAATTCGTTGATCCCGGGCCTCGGCGGTAATCGGCCCGTCATGGTCGAACAAGAGGGCATGCGCCGCGGGAATCCGGCGGTGGTGCCGGAGTGAAACCCGCAAAGAAGCGGGGCGTTGCAGTGCTGCTCGCCGCCGTCTTGGCACTGGCATGCGTCGGGGTCGGTATCGGCACGTGGCTGCTCGTCCGCCCCTCCGGGCCGCAACGACCTGAGATCAGCGCGTATTCACACGGCCACCTGACCCGCGTGGGGCCGTATACGTACTGCAACGTGCTCAACCTCGACGACTGTCAGACGCCGCAGACCCAGGGCGAGTTGCGGGTCAGCGACCGCTACCCCGTCCAACTGTCGGTCCCCGACGCGATCTACCGGGCGCCCTGGCGACTGCTGGAAGTATATGAAGACCCCGCGAACACCACCGCCCAGATGTTTCGGCCGAACACTCGGCTCGCCGTCACTATCGCCCCGGCCGACCCGCAGCGCGGGCGGCTGACCGGGATAGTCGTGCAGTTGCTGACGCTGGTCGTGGACCCTTCGGGGGAGCTCCGCGAGGCGCCGCACGCCGAATGGTCTGTACGCCTTATCTATTAGCTCTCTCTGCGCGGCGTGCGCCCACCCAATCGCCGAGCGTGCACCCGCCCGCCCGCCCGGCCCATCGCCCACCGCCGTATCGCCGAGCGTCGACTTGTTGCGGCCAAAACCCCCACTTCCGCACAACAACTCGACGTTCGGCGGAACGTGTCGGTGCTCCTTGGCACCGTGTCGCCATGGAAATCACCGACTGGCCATTCAGAGGCACCGACGCGCTGGCAGCTGGAGTCGTAACTCGGCATCGGCTGCGTACTGATTACGAGATGATCCATCGCAATGTCTATATCCGGCGGGATCAGAAGTTGACGCCGGTGACCCGAGCGGTGGCCGCGTGGCTGTGGTCCGGGCGGACCGCCACCCTCGCTGGCCTTTCCGCGGCGGCGCTCCAGCGCACGCCATGGATCGATGACTGGCTGCCGGCAGAAATCAACCGACACAGCCGCGACAAAGCCCGTGGCATCATCCTGCACAGCGATACCCTCGACGAGGACGAAATCTGTTTGCGTGACGGCATGTTCATGACGAATCCGGCGCGCACCGCCTTTGATCTGGGTCGGCGCAGGGGCTTGATATCGGCGGTCGCTCGCCTTGACGCGTTGGTGCGCGCGACCGAGGTGAAAGTCGCCGATGTGGAAGTGCTCATCGATCGCCACCGGGGTGCGCGCGGATTGGTTCAATTACGGCGGGTATTGCAGCTCGCCGATGGTGGGGCCGAGTCGCCGTGCGAGACGAAGACCCGCCTGGCCCTCGTCCGCGGCGGACTGCCACGACCCCGGACACAGATCACGGTGCTCAACGACTGGGGGGTGGTGTTGGCGCGCATCGATATGGGATGGGAGGAATGGCTTGTCGGCATTGAATTCGACGGTGCACAGCATTGGACCGATCCCACGCAGCGAACCTGGGACATCGATCGGCTGGCCGAACTCGAGGCGCGCGGCTGGACGGTCGTCCGAGTGAGCGCCGACATGCTGCGCTACCGCCCCCAGGTCATCGTCGAGCGAGCGCGTCGGGCGTTGCTCGCTAAAGGCTATCGACTGTGACCTGCCGAACGTCGGGCTCTTGCGGCCAAATGCCCGGGGTGCCGCGCAGCAACTGGACTTTGGACATCCCACCTACGCGCCGTGGCCCGCCTGGACCCGCTCACCGTCGATCGGCGGACCGGGAGGAGTTCCGTCGCCGAAAGGTTTGCCCCCCAACGCTTCTCGGCCATGCGGGGTCAGCCAGTTCGCGAGTTCGGGCCCCTTGGGTACAATCCCGGTGGGGTTGATGTCGGCGTGGACGATGTAGTAGTGCTGCTTGATCTGGACGAAGTCGACGGTATCGCCAAAACCTGGCGTCTGGAATAGGTCTCGAGCATATGCCCACAGCACCGGCATCTCGCTCAGCTTGCTTCGGTTGCACTTGAAGTGGCCGTGATAGACCGGGTCGAACCGCGCCAACGTTGTGAACAGTCGCACGTCCGCCTCGGTGATGGTGTCTCCCACCAGATATCGCTGGTTTGCCAAGCGGTCGCTGACCCAGTCCAGCGCGGTGAACAACCGGTCGTAGGCCGCCTCGTAAGCTTCTTGTGAGCCGGCGAAGCCGCAGCGGTAGACGCCGTTGTTGATCTCGGTGTAGACCCGCTTGTTGACCTCGTCGATCTCGGCCCGCAGCGGCTCGGGGTAAAGCCGAGGCGCGCCGTCGCGATGATAGGCGGTCCACTCGGTGGAGAAGTCCAAGGTCATCTGAGCGAAATCGTTGGTGGCGACGGCGCCGGTCGGGATGTCGACCAAGGCCGGGACGGTGATGCCCTTGGGGTAGTCGGGGAAGCGCTTGAAGTAAGCGTCCTGCAGTCGCGGGATCTTCAGCACCGGGTCCACGCCGCCGGGATCGAGATCAAACGTCCAACTGCGCTGGTCGTGGGTGGGACCGCAAAACCCAATGGAGAGAACGCCTTCCAGGCCCAGCAACCGTCGCACGATGATCGCTCGGTTTGCCCACGGGCAGGCACGGGCGACGACCAGCCGATACCTGCCGGGCTCGACCGGGTACCCGTCGCGCCCGTCGGCGGTGACCCGTGTGGCGATGTAGTTGGTGTCGCGGGTGAACTCGCCCGCCGGTGCGATGTAGCCGGACATCTGTCCCCGTCCCTTCTCCAACGTCGACTTGATGCTGCCAAAATGCCCGACAAAGCCCAACAAGTCGACGTTCGGCCGCGCGAGAGGCAAGTCGACGTTCGGCCGCGCGAGAGGCAAGCGACGTTCGGTCACCGAGGTGCCGAGGTGGCCTGGCTAGGCGTCCAACTCTCGCGCCACCGCCTTGACCACCTCGGATACCCGCCGAGCGGTCTTGCGGTCCGGGTAGCGGCCCTTGCGCAACTCGGGCTGCACCACGCTCTCCAAGAGTGTGATCATGTCCTCGACCATGCCGTGCAACTCGTCCGGGCTGTGCTTGTGCTCGGCAGGAGATGTCTCGCGACGCGTCTTCGTGAGGCTGGGCGGCGGCTCGATCAGCTTGAGGCTCAACGCTTGCGGACCACGCCGACCGGAAGCGATGCCGAACTCGACCCGCTGGCCAGCTTTGAGCCCCTCGACCCCGGCGGGCAACGCCGACGACCGGACGTAGACGTCCTCGCCGTCCTCCTGCGACAGGAAGCCAAACCCCTTGTCGGCGTCATACCACTTAACCTTGCCGGTCGGCACTGGTCTCACCCGCTTGTCTGATGGATCACTAGCATGGACAACACAAGAGGCGCCCCGCCTGCGCAGGACGCCGAGTTGAATTCTGATCCTACTCGGATGCCCGCCCGGCGAGCACCCCCTTATAGGCGTCACTCGGTAGGCTGGCACTACCGCTGGAGGAGATTATGCGCCTGGTCCTGAACGTCATCTGGCTCGTGTTCGGCGGCCTCTGGATGGCCGTCGGTTACCTGGTGGCGGCTCTTGTCAGCTTCCTCCTGATTGTCACGATCCCGTTTGGCTTTGCGTCGCTGCGGATCGCCTCCTACGCGTTGTGGCCGTTCGGCCGCACCATCGTCGACAAGCCCACCTCGGGGACCGGCGCGCTGGTCGGGAACGTCATCTGGGTGCTGCTCTTCGGCATCTGGCTGGCGATCGGCCATCTGGTGAGTGCGGCGGCCATGGCCGTCACCATCGTCGGCATCCCGCTGGCGCTGGCCAACCTCAAGCTGATCCCGGTGTCGCTGATGCCGCTGGGCAAGCGGATCGTCCCCGTCGGCTCGCCGACCCACCTCAACCCGGTGCCCGCATGACGCTCACCGCGCTGGGCCTCCCGACGGTGCCGGGCCGCCTCAACGGCGCCGCCTCCCAATCCACCCACAATGCGCCGGCCGCCGGCCCGCTGGTCGACGGCTATGGACGGGTGGCCACCGACCTGAGGGTGTCGCTGACCGATCGCTGCAACCTGCGCTGCAACTACTGCATGCCGGCCGAAGGACTGGACTGGTTGCCGCGCGAGCAACTCCTGCGGCCCGACGAGCTGGCCCGGCTGATGGAAATCGCCGTCACCCGCCTGGGCGTCACCAGCGTGCGGTTCACCGGCGGCGAGCCACTGCTCTCCCGTCACCTCGAGGAGGTGGTCGCGGCGGCCGCGTCGCTGCGGCCCCGCCCGGAGATCTCGCTGACCACCAACGGTGTGGGACTGGCTCGCCGCGCGGAGGCGCTTGCCCAGGCCGGGCTGAACCGGGTCAATGTGTCGATGGATAGCGTGGACCGAAACCACTTCGCGGCGATCACCCGCCGGGACCGCCTCGATGACGTGCTCGCCGGCTTGGCCGCCGCCGCGGCGGCGGGCCTTACACCAGTCAAGGTGAATGCCGTGCTGGACCCCGCAACCGGGAGCGAGGATGTGGTTGGTCTGGTGCGGTTCTGCCTCGACCGCGGTTACCAGTTGCGAGTCATCGAGCAGATGCCGTTGGACGCGGGACATCGGTGGCGCCGCGACGCGGCGCTCAGCGCGGACGACGTGCTCGCGGCGCTGCGCCCGCATTTCCGGCTGCGCCCGGATCCCGCTCCCCGCGGCTCGGCTCCCGCGGAGCTGTGGCTCATCGACACCGGGCCGGACACCCCGAGCGGAAAGTTCGGCGTCATCGCCTCGGTTTCCCATGCCTTTTGTTCGACCTGTGACCGCACCAGGCTGACGGCCGACGGCCAGGTCCGCAGTTGCCTATTCTCCACGCGCGAGACGGACCTCCGCGGCTTGCTGCGGAGCGGGGCGGACGACGACGCGATCGAGGCGGCATGGCGCGCGGCGATGTGGACCAAGCCCGCCGGCCACGGTATCAACGACCCTGACTTCATCCAGCCCGACCGCCCGATGAGCGCGATCGGTGGCTAGCCCCGTGGGTGCCGCATCCGCAAACGGGATCCAGGTGACGATCCGTTATTTCGCCGCCGCGCGCGCGGCTGCCGGAGCGGAGTCAGAGACGATGGTGCTCCGCTCGGGGACGACGGTGGCGGAGCTTGTGGAAAGACTCGCCGTGCCGGGGAGTCGCCTCGCCAAGGTGCTGAGCCGGTGTTCGTACCTGTGCGATGGGGTTGCGGTGCGCGATGAGACCGCAGTGTTACGCCCCGGCAACACGATCGATGTCTTACCCCCCTTCGCCGGGGGCTGAAACTGTGAAATATCTCACGTAACGGAAAGATAACGAAGCGGACACGCTTCGATAGCGGGTGCTACTACCTGCGCAAACTCTAGGTGTTCCTGGGGTTTTCGGAGGTGGCCGTGAGGGAAACGCCGAGTTTCACTGAACGTGACGAGCCAGACGGAAACCGCTAGCGTCACCGATGGCTCGCCAAGCTAAACCGGATTGGCGTTCCTCCCTCACCTATCGCGCCGAGCTCCATCCAGTAGGCGAGGGAACACCGGAAGTGGATGGAGGCGGGGGACCCACCGGTCCACCGTGATCGGATCGGGGTCGTTCGCGACCCCTTGGGGTGAAGCCGGAGTCGTCTCCCATGCGGAGCACAACGCCGGCCGGGTGGCCTCTCCAACCCGAACCCGACAGCTGACCTCGCAGGCGCGTTACGAGAGAGGAATATCCCGGCGCGTATGAGTGGACGTCACCGTAAGCCCACTACTTCCAACATCAGCGTCGCCAAGCTCGCCGTCACCGGCGCGGTTCTTGGTGGCGGCAGCATCGCCCTGGCGGCCCAGGCGGCCGCGGCAACGGACGGCGAATGGGACCAGGTCGCTCGTTGTGAGTCCGGCGGCAACTGGGGCATCAACACCGGCAACGGCTACCACGGCGGTGTGCAGTTCAGCGCCAGCACGTGGGCCTCGCACGGTGGCGGCCAGTACGCCCCGTCGGCCGAGTTGGCCACCAAGGAACAGCAGATCGCCGTCGCGGAGCGGGTCTTGGCGTCCCAGGGCCGTGGCGCCTGGCCCGTGTGCGGGCATGGGCTGTCGGGGCCGACCCCGCGGGAGGTCCCCACACCCGCCGCCCTGGACGCGCCGCTCGATGCGCCGGGCCTGAACGGCCAACCGGCGCCCCTGGCGCCCCCGCCCGCCGACGCGCCCCCACCGGACGCGCCGCCGCCGCCTCCTCCGCCCCCGGCGGACCCGCCCGCCGTGCCGGTGCAGATGGCGTCCAACGACCTGCCTGCGCCGCCTGCGGACCTCCCGCCTCCCCCGCCCGCGGACGCCATGCCGCCGGCTCCGCCAGCGGATGCGGTTCCCCCGGCCGACGCGCCGCCGCCGGCCCCCGGTGCGCTGCAGCAGGCCTCGGAAGTGAGCTTCACGAAGCAGCTTTGGGACGCCATCCAGGGACAAGACGTCCGCGGCAACGGCGCCCTCGACGCCCTCGGGCAACCGTCCGTCCTCAGCTGAGGCCTTAGCCAAGCCAGACGCCCGGCGCTCCCCGCAGGCAGCATCTGCTCTACGGGGAGCGCCGACGGCATCGCGGCGACCTTCAGCTCCCTTATACCCTCTAGGCCGAGCCCACCCACTCCTCAGTTCCGTCGGCGAAGAACTGGTGCTTCCACACCGGCAGCCGTGCCTTGATGGTGTCGACGAGGTCCGCACAGGTGGCGAAGGCGGCCTGCCGGTGGTCGGCGGCCACCGCGGCAACCAGCGCGGCCTCTCCGATGCGCAGCACGCCGACGCGGTGGCTGGCGGCGACGGCGCGGATCCCGCTGGACCGCCCGGCGACGTCGGCTACCACCTCGGCCAGGACCTGATCGGCCAACGGATGCGCCGAATACTCCAGCCGCACGACTCCCCGCCCGCCATCGTGGTCGCGAATCATGCCGACGAAGCCGACGACCGCCCCGGCGGACTGATGGCTCACCAACTCTTCATGCTCGGTCAGGAAAATCGGCTGGTCCGTCATGGCCGCGCGGACGACGAGCGTCATCGCTCGTGATCTTTACCGGCGAGCTGATCGAGCGCGTGGTCGAGGACATCTGCGAGCACGGCCAGGCCGTCGCGCACCCCACCGGGGGAACCCGGAAGGTTGACAATCAGCGTGCGTCCGGCCACGCCACACACCCCGCGCGACAATACCGACGTCGGCACCTTCGGCATCCCCGAGCGGCGTATCGCGTCGGCGAGCCCGGGAATCATGTAGTCGAGCACCGCGACCGTCTGATCCGGGGTGCTGTCACTGGGAGAGATGCCCGTGCCGCCCGAGGTGACCACGAGGTCGACCTCGCTGTCGACCGCGTTACGCAGCGCCTCTCCGACCGGCTCGCCGTCGGCGACCACTTCGGGTTCCACTGGCGCAAAGCCATGCTGCTCAAGCCATTGAGCGAGGATCGGTCCACACCGATCCTCGTATACCCCGGCCGAGGCGCGGGTCGAGGCGATGATCACGCGCGCCGACCGGGCGCCCATCACCGCTCCCAGGTCCCGGTTTTGCCGCCTTCCTTGCGCAGCACCCGGATGTCATCGATGCG
This genomic window from Mycobacterium saskatchewanense contains:
- a CDS encoding MFS transporter, yielding MVENWWVSGRRRDDAGRVASNPGGRARSGSATQHPGMANYPAGDPDGADYRRTRRPQPMPSANRYLPPLGQQAEHGSRSHNSTPPRGQSPGERITVTRAAAQRSREMGSRMYSMVQRAATADGADKSGLTALTWPVVANFAVDAAMAVALANTLFFAAATGESKGRVALYLLITIAPFAVIAPLIGPALDRLQHGRRVALAASFALRTALALVLIMNYDGASGSYPSWVLYPCALAMMVFSKSFSVLRSAVTPRVMPPTIDLVRVNSRLTVFGLLGGTIAGGAVAAGVEFACTHLFKLPGALFVVIAVTVAGALLSMRIPRWVEVTAGEVPATLSYRRDSDEPRRRWPEEVKKVGGTLRQPLGRNIITALWGNCTIKVMVGFLFLYPAFVAKAHQANGWVQLGMLGMIGAAAGIGNFAGNFASARLKLGRPAVLVVRCTVAVSAVALAGAVAGTLMVVVIATLVTSGSSAIAKASLDASLQNDLPEESRASGFGRSESTLQLAWVLGGALGVMVYTEWWIGFTAVTALLILGLAQTLVSFRGNSLIPGLGGNRPVMVEQEGMRRGNPAVVPE
- a CDS encoding DUF2771 domain-containing protein, translated to MKPAKKRGVAVLLAAVLALACVGVGIGTWLLVRPSGPQRPEISAYSHGHLTRVGPYTYCNVLNLDDCQTPQTQGELRVSDRYPVQLSVPDAIYRAPWRLLEVYEDPANTTAQMFRPNTRLAVTIAPADPQRGRLTGIVVQLLTLVVDPSGELREAPHAEWSVRLIY
- the moaA gene encoding GTP 3',8-cyclase MoaA, yielding MTLTALGLPTVPGRLNGAASQSTHNAPAAGPLVDGYGRVATDLRVSLTDRCNLRCNYCMPAEGLDWLPREQLLRPDELARLMEIAVTRLGVTSVRFTGGEPLLSRHLEEVVAAAASLRPRPEISLTTNGVGLARRAEALAQAGLNRVNVSMDSVDRNHFAAITRRDRLDDVLAGLAAAAAAGLTPVKVNAVLDPATGSEDVVGLVRFCLDRGYQLRVIEQMPLDAGHRWRRDAALSADDVLAALRPHFRLRPDPAPRGSAPAELWLIDTGPDTPSGKFGVIASVSHAFCSTCDRTRLTADGQVRSCLFSTRETDLRGLLRSGADDDAIEAAWRAAMWTKPAGHGINDPDFIQPDRPMSAIGG
- a CDS encoding YccF domain-containing protein translates to MRLVLNVIWLVFGGLWMAVGYLVAALVSFLLIVTIPFGFASLRIASYALWPFGRTIVDKPTSGTGALVGNVIWVLLFGIWLAIGHLVSAAAMAVTIVGIPLALANLKLIPVSLMPLGKRIVPVGSPTHLNPVPA
- a CDS encoding glutathione S-transferase family protein; translated protein: MSGYIAPAGEFTRDTNYIATRVTADGRDGYPVEPGRYRLVVARACPWANRAIIVRRLLGLEGVLSIGFCGPTHDQRSWTFDLDPGGVDPVLKIPRLQDAYFKRFPDYPKGITVPALVDIPTGAVATNDFAQMTLDFSTEWTAYHRDGAPRLYPEPLRAEIDEVNKRVYTEINNGVYRCGFAGSQEAYEAAYDRLFTALDWVSDRLANQRYLVGDTITEADVRLFTTLARFDPVYHGHFKCNRSKLSEMPVLWAYARDLFQTPGFGDTVDFVQIKQHYYIVHADINPTGIVPKGPELANWLTPHGREALGGKPFGDGTPPGPPIDGERVQAGHGA
- a CDS encoding DUF559 domain-containing protein — encoded protein: MEITDWPFRGTDALAAGVVTRHRLRTDYEMIHRNVYIRRDQKLTPVTRAVAAWLWSGRTATLAGLSAAALQRTPWIDDWLPAEINRHSRDKARGIILHSDTLDEDEICLRDGMFMTNPARTAFDLGRRRGLISAVARLDALVRATEVKVADVEVLIDRHRGARGLVQLRRVLQLADGGAESPCETKTRLALVRGGLPRPRTQITVLNDWGVVLARIDMGWEEWLVGIEFDGAQHWTDPTQRTWDIDRLAELEARGWTVVRVSADMLRYRPQVIVERARRALLAKGYRL
- a CDS encoding MoaD/ThiS family protein, which encodes MGAASANGIQVTIRYFAAARAAAGAESETMVLRSGTTVAELVERLAVPGSRLAKVLSRCSYLCDGVAVRDETAVLRPGNTIDVLPPFAGG
- a CDS encoding MogA/MoaB family molybdenum cofactor biosynthesis protein — translated: MGARSARVIIASTRASAGVYEDRCGPILAQWLEQHGFAPVEPEVVADGEPVGEALRNAVDSEVDLVVTSGGTGISPSDSTPDQTVAVLDYMIPGLADAIRRSGMPKVPTSVLSRGVCGVAGRTLIVNLPGSPGGVRDGLAVLADVLDHALDQLAGKDHER
- a CDS encoding molybdenum cofactor biosynthesis protein MoaE — protein: MTLVVRAAMTDQPIFLTEHEELVSHQSAGAVVGFVGMIRDHDGGRGVVRLEYSAHPLADQVLAEVVADVAGRSSGIRAVAASHRVGVLRIGEAALVAAVAADHRQAAFATCADLVDTIKARLPVWKHQFFADGTEEWVGSA
- a CDS encoding cold-shock protein, with the protein product MPTGKVKWYDADKGFGFLSQEDGEDVYVRSSALPAGVEGLKAGQRVEFGIASGRRGPQALSLKLIEPPPSLTKTRRETSPAEHKHSPDELHGMVEDMITLLESVVQPELRKGRYPDRKTARRVSEVVKAVARELDA